A region from the uncultured Sunxiuqinia sp. genome encodes:
- a CDS encoding CoA-binding protein — MGKKTLVIGASEKPERYSNKAIRALRKHQHPVVAIAPRAGRVDDVEFDTDRLLYDDLDTVTLYVGPRHQSGYYNYLIDLKPRRVIFNPGTENEELAGRLADKGIEVQEACTLVLLSIGAY; from the coding sequence ATGGGGAAAAAGACATTGGTAATTGGTGCGAGTGAGAAACCTGAAAGATATTCCAACAAAGCAATCAGGGCTTTGAGAAAGCATCAGCATCCGGTAGTTGCCATTGCTCCGAGAGCTGGGCGGGTTGATGATGTTGAGTTTGACACCGACAGGTTATTGTATGATGACCTCGATACAGTAACACTCTATGTCGGGCCTCGTCATCAATCTGGCTACTATAATTATTTGATCGACCTAAAACCTCGGCGTGTGATTTTTAATCCGGGAACTGAGAACGAAGAACTTGCTGGTCGATTGGCCGATAAGGGCATCGAAGTTCAGGAAGCTTGTACCTTGGTGTTGTTGAGTATTGGAGCCTATTAA
- the ispF gene encoding 2-C-methyl-D-erythritol 2,4-cyclodiphosphate synthase: MNPFRIGYGYDVHQMADGESLWLGGVQIKHDKGTVAHSDGDVLIHALCDAMLGAVKLRDIGFHFPDNSADYKNIDSKKLLAKVKDLVESKGYVLGNADITIAAQRPKLMNHIPAMEKTLTEVLQSDTESISIKATTTEKLGFEGREEGISAHAVVLLMKKT, encoded by the coding sequence ATGAACCCTTTTCGAATTGGCTATGGCTACGATGTGCACCAAATGGCAGATGGAGAAAGCCTTTGGCTAGGCGGTGTTCAAATTAAGCATGACAAAGGAACTGTTGCTCATTCAGATGGCGATGTGCTTATTCATGCGCTTTGTGATGCCATGTTGGGTGCAGTAAAACTTCGTGACATTGGGTTTCATTTTCCGGATAATTCAGCAGACTACAAAAATATTGATAGTAAAAAGCTGTTGGCTAAAGTAAAGGATCTGGTTGAATCGAAGGGTTATGTGCTAGGCAATGCCGACATTACAATTGCTGCTCAAAGACCCAAGTTGATGAATCATATTCCGGCAATGGAAAAAACACTTACAGAAGTGCTTCAATCCGACACCGAATCAATTTCAATAAAAGCAACCACCACTGAGAAATTAGGTTTTGAAGGGCGTGAAGAAGGAATCTCTGCTCATGCGGTTGTTTTACTAATGAAAAAGACGTGA
- the porV gene encoding type IX secretion system outer membrane channel protein PorV produces the protein MERRFVVLITLIGLGLLTNKTFAQKKSTTGANTILTGVPFLQIAPDSRAGAMGDVGAATTPDMNSQHWNAAKYAFIESEMGVALSYTPWLRNLVDDINLAYLVGHKKLDDLQSFSASLRYFSLGDISFMSNEGTFQGTQSPNEFAFDVAYTRLLSDYFSGSVALRYIHSDLAPGQEGITPGNSYAADISFYYQNDMRVNRKESTISAGVAITNIGSKISYTDGEQKDFIPTNLRLGVGYKTEMDRYNTIGFYFDINKLLVPTPALDTVDIFGDRYGEDKSPIAGIFSSFSDAPGGFSEELQEVNLSFGAEYWYNKQFALRAGYFYEHENKGNRKYFSAGAGLKLNVFALDFSYLMPTEQNHPLANTLRFTLSFDFESFSNQRR, from the coding sequence ATGGAAAGACGATTCGTGGTTCTTATAACCTTAATTGGACTAGGTTTATTGACAAACAAAACTTTTGCGCAAAAAAAATCGACAACAGGTGCGAATACAATTTTAACAGGTGTGCCATTTCTTCAAATTGCTCCCGACTCGCGTGCAGGTGCGATGGGAGATGTTGGTGCTGCAACAACACCTGATATGAACTCTCAACATTGGAACGCTGCTAAATATGCTTTCATCGAAAGTGAGATGGGAGTTGCTTTATCCTATACTCCTTGGTTGCGAAACCTGGTTGATGATATTAATTTGGCATATCTGGTTGGTCATAAAAAGTTAGATGACTTGCAATCGTTTAGTGCATCTCTTCGTTATTTTTCGTTGGGTGACATTTCTTTTATGAGCAATGAAGGTACATTTCAGGGAACACAAAGTCCGAACGAATTTGCATTTGATGTTGCCTATACCCGTTTGTTATCCGACTACTTTTCAGGATCTGTTGCCTTGAGGTATATTCATTCTGATTTGGCTCCCGGACAGGAAGGAATTACACCGGGAAATTCATATGCTGCCGATATCTCTTTTTATTACCAAAATGATATGAGGGTGAATCGCAAAGAATCAACTATCTCAGCAGGTGTTGCAATCACTAATATTGGTAGCAAGATATCGTATACTGATGGTGAGCAGAAAGATTTTATTCCTACAAACTTAAGGTTAGGGGTTGGTTATAAAACCGAAATGGACAGGTATAATACCATTGGTTTTTATTTTGACATTAATAAACTACTTGTTCCAACACCAGCTTTGGATACTGTCGATATTTTCGGCGATCGTTATGGTGAAGATAAGTCTCCTATTGCGGGTATATTTAGTTCATTTAGCGATGCTCCGGGCGGATTTTCTGAAGAACTTCAGGAAGTTAACCTATCCTTTGGCGCCGAATACTGGTACAACAAGCAATTTGCCTTACGTGCCGGATATTTTTATGAGCATGAGAATAAGGGTAACAGAAAATATTTTTCTGCCGGAGCAGGACTAAAGTTGAATGTATTTGCATTGGACTTTTCGTACCTCATGCCTACGGAGCAAAATCATCCGCTGGCAAATACCTTGAGATTTACACTTTCGTTTGATTTCGAATCGTTTAGTAATCAACGAAGATGA